The Deltaproteobacteria bacterium region AGGCGCCGTGCGAACTGCATGATTCACACATGGTACTTCTCTTGGTGACCACCCAGGCTCTATTGCCCCTGGTTCTCTTGACTGTACCTTCTTCGTTCAACACGATATTAGCAACCTAAAAATAGTCGGCAGGGTTGAATACCAGGGGAGCTGCTTCCTGGTCTAAAATTTCTGCTTCAGTAACCTGGCCGACAAACAGGGTATGGTCACCTATGTCTATGGTCTCAACCACGTTACAGTCTATGTATGCCAGAGCTTGGGGCAACAAAGGGAGGCCTGCTGCAGTGTGCTCGATATCTATTCCCTGGAATTTATCTACCTGCCGCCCGGTGGTAAAGCCGAAACGGGCTGCCAGGTCCACCTGATCTTGCCCCAGTACGTTAACGGCAAACTGACCGCTGCGGACAATCATGCCGTGGCATTTTCTCAAAGGGGCAATGGCGACACCAATAAGGGTTGGTTCATAAGAAAGTTGCGTGAGCCACGATCTGGTCACCCCATTGATCTGCCCATTGTCAGCAGTGGTGACGATGTATACCCCATTGGTAAGACACTTCATTACGATATTTCGCATCTTCGCTCCTGCTCAGTACTCAGGGGATTTGCGCCTCCAGTTACTTTCCCCTCCTCCTCCGCTGCTTCCTGTGTGAGTAGAGAGTCGCCGCCAACTCCAATCAGGCGCCTGCCGAAGCCCGCCTCAGAGTCTTCAGTGGTACCTGCTGCGCAGGTAGCAGATGAGTCCGCAGTTCAGACATCTTGCCGCCTCTGTTAGTGCCATCTCTTCTGTGAGTCCCAACTCTATTTCCAGAGAAGGATCGACAAGTTCTTCAGCCGGACGTTCGGGCATTTTTTGGCGAGGTGCAGCTGGCTGCAATGCTACCAGACGGCTGACGTCCAGCACGTCTGTATCCGGCGTGATCATGTGTGGTGGTGGCAAAACCTCTTTGCCGGTGAGAAACAGATGCGTGGAGGCGGCTGCCCGCCGGCCAGCGCCAATTGCTTCCACCACCGAACGGTAATCGGTCACAGTGTCTACACTTGTGAAGACTTCCTGGCGGACAGGCCTCGGTACATGATGATACGGAGAAATGGTACGCCAGCGTATAGGCGAGCCCTCATCTTCGCCAGTTGGCACTCGGACAAATATCATCTCTGGCAGGCGACCAATGGCAGCGATGATGGTGTCTGCTGCTATGAGGCTCTCTTTTGAGCGTACAGGTCTTGCCGTGCCGTTTCCAGATGGAACCGTTGTCAGGGCGAGGTGTGTGAGCCGATTCTCCTCGCCCAGGAGCCTGGTAAGCGTGGTCTGGAAATGAAGGGACACGGACTCTTCCGCCATTTTGGCAAGATCGCTGTCAGAAAGTCCCAATTGGGCCTGTGGTCGTTCGAAGATGATATCCACCGATTCGGCACCAATTCCTCTGCATTTGCGTGCCAGGTCCAGGGCCATTTCACCACCACCCACGATGACCACCCGCTTGCCGAGCTGAACCTGGGTACCCTGAGCCAGTGCGAGAGACAGGGGTAGCAGCAGATAGAGGCCAGGTACAGGCTGCTCCAGGCCTGAGTTGCGCATAAGAATGGCGTCCCAGCCTCCAGTGGCAAGTATTACCGCCTGGTAATCCTGCTCGAGCAGCCCAGCAATAGTAAAATCACGACCGAGAACCTGGCCAGTTCGGGCTTCCACGCCAAGTTCGAGAATGCCATTTATATCCCAGTCTATGACGTCCCGCGGCAGACGAGACTCTGCTATAGCCTTGCGCAGTAGTCCTCCCAGTTCCGGCATGGCCTCAAAGATAGTGGGTGAGTGCCCCAGACGAGCCAGGAAGCAGGCCGTGCTCAATCCCTCTGCTCCCCCTCCCACCACTGCCAGCCGCTTGCCAGTGTCTGGTGCTTTGAACAACTCGATCCTTTCGCCGCTCTGTCTCTCATGATCCGCCACGAATCGCTTCAAGTAGTTGATGGCAACTGGTTCATCATGAAGATTTCGACGACACTCGAATTCGCAAGGATGAGGGCAGATCCGACCGCACACCATAGGAAGTGGATTACGTTCCTTGATGATTCTGAGCGCTTCTCTGTAGTTGCCGAGAGCTGTCTGGCGGATCTGTTCAGGTATGTTGATTCCTGCCGGACAGGTTCGTTGACAGGGTGCAGTGCACTCATCAGTGGTGTACTCGCCGAGGATGCGATCGGTAACTGAGGTCAGGGCGATGATTCCTTTCGGACAGGTCCGCACACAAGTGCCACAGCCGGTGCAGAGGTGCTCGTCCACCACAGGAAGACCATCATCTCCCATGGACAGCGCTTCAAAGGGGCAGGCCTTGACGCATGAGCCCAGACCGATACAGCCTATGGGGCACTCCTTGGGACCGCCCGCCAGCAGTACGGCAGCCCGACAATCGTCTACCCCGTCGTAGATGTACTTGAGGTCTGCCTCTTGCACACTGTAGCGGCAGCCGATATGGGCAATCTGCGGCTCCCGTTCTTCCACTTCCACGCCAAGGATCTCTGCCACCCTGGCATGCACTTCAGGACCGCCTCCAACGCAACAATTAGGGGCCAGCTTTCCTAAGACGATGGCCTGGGCTGCCGCACTGCAGCCCGGCATGCCGCAGCCGCCACAATTTGCACCAGGCAGGGCTTCTTCCAATTCTTCCACTTTGGGATCGATGTAGACGTAGAAAACTTTGGAGGCTATGGCTAAACCCACACCCGCCAGCAAGCCGAGCCCTCCTATTGCTAAACCTGCGGTAATCATCCTTGCAACTCCTCAGTTGATAATTGTTATTTTACCAGGCCTGTAAAGCCGAGAAAAGCCAGGGAAAGAAGGCCCACAGTAATCATGGCAATGGGCATGCCGACGAATGGCCGGGGTATTCTGGCCATGGGATACCGCTCCCGCACGCTGGTGAGCAGGATCAAGGCCAAACTGTAACCCACAGATGAGGCAAAGGAGAAAACCACAGTCTTCATAAAGCTGAATTCCGACTGGATGTTGATGATGGCAATACCCAACACGGCACAGTTAGTAGTAATCAGCGGCAGATAGATACCGAGAGCCTTGTAGAGAGCCGGTACGGACTTTTGCAGAAACATCTCCACCAGCTGGACCAGGGCAGCAATTATGAGAATAAAGGCAATGGTTTGCAGGTACTCCAGGTTCAAAGGATCCAGGATAGCGTATTGCACTATCCAGGTGATCACTCCTGCAAGGGTTATGACAAACACCACAGCCATACCCATGCCGGTGGCAGTGTCCATTCGTTGTGATACACCGAGAAAGGGGCAGTTGCCGAGATACCTCGCCAGAATAATGTTGTTTACCAGGATGGCACTTACAATCAGCAGTAAATAATCAGACATGACGGGCCACTCTCCTGTTCGAATGTTGGCGTCTATTCATGAACAACTGTAGCATGCGGAAGATGCTTCCAGGCTCACGCGTGTTTCTTGCGACTGACCAGATTCATCAAACCCAGCAAAGCTCCCAGACAGACAAAAGCGCCAGGAGCCTTTACCATGAAGGCAAAGGGTTCGAAGCTGGCCCACATGATGTGGGCGCCAAAAATGGTGCCATTTCCCAGAATTTCACGAATACTTCCCAGCACCGTAAGAGAAATGGTGAAGCCCAGACCGATGCCGAGACCGTCGGCAATAGAGTGGGCGACAGGGTTTTTGGAGGCGAATGCTTCTGCCCGGCCGAGGATGATGCAGTTGACGACAATCAGCGGGATAAATATGCCGAGTATCTTGTAAAGGGGATAGAAATAGGCCTGCATCAGAAGTTCTACCATGACCACAAACGACGCTATCACTACAATGTAAGCGGCAATCCTTACCTTGCTGGGAATAGCTTTACGCAGCAGGGAAATGAGCAAATTGGAAAACACCAGCACGAAGGTGGTGGCAAGCCCCATGCCCACACCATTCTTGGCTGCAGTGGTTACCGCCAGAGTAGGGCACAGACCGAGCACCAATCGAAAGGGTGGGATGTCTCGCCACAATCCTTTGGTGAATTCATGGACTAGGCTCATGGTTTGAAGGCCTCCTTCTTGATTGCAGCAAATTCCTGCAGTGCTTTGTCTACGGCTGTGACCACACCCCTGCTAGAATAGCTGGCACCGCTCACCGCATCCACCTGGCCGCCGTCTGCTGTGAGCTTTGCTGTTTGCAGATCCAGTCCAGCGAACTGTTCCGTGAATTGGGGCTCGGTGATGCGGGCTCCCAGGCCGGGAGTCTCGGAGTGACTCATTATGCTGATGCCGCTGAGTTTGGCGTTGGGGCCAACCCCTACCATAACCTCGATCATGTCGTGGTATCCTTTGGCTTTGGAGGCGTAAGCCACTCCCAGGACCTTGCCGCCTTTTTTAGCCGGGAAAACGGTTACCTTCAGAGGATGGCCTTCCTCGTCTTTGCCCACTATTACCTCCAAGCGGTCCTGAATTGGATCGTTGTCGTAGTTGAAGCTACCCAAGACCGCTTTTATAGAAGGTTCCTGGACATACTTGAGGAGCTGGTACTCTCTGGGAGCAACCGTGGCCTTGTTTACATAAGACAACACCACTCCGGAGGTGGTGCAGATTACCGTCAGAACCACAACCATTCTTACCAGATCACGCAACTTCTCTCACCCTCCCGTAGACTCGCGGCCGTAGCCGGTCTAACAGCGGCACGGCAGCATTCATGAAAAGTATGGCAAAGGCCACACCATCAACGTATCCACCCCAAAAGCGGATAATCATGGTGACCAAGCCGCACCCTATGCCAAAGACAATCATGCCTGGAGCAGTAACAGGTATGGTGCCTTTGTCTGTGGCAAGGAAAAAGGCCCCGAACACCAGCCAGCCACTGAGAAGATGAATGGTGGGATTGGCATATTGCTCAGGGTCTATCAGCCAGAAAATCAGGCCGAAAATCCAGGCGGAGGCAAGAAAGCTTACAGGTATATGCCAGGTTATAATGCCGCGCCACAAAAGGTAGACACCGCCAATGAGAGCAGCCACTATGCACACCGTACCTATAGTTCCCGGCACATTACCAAGAAAGAGATCTCTCCAGGGGAGGTCCAGCAGAGCATCCACCCCGTCGATCCGCATCACCTCTAGAGGCGGATATTCAATGTAGCCTCCGGCCTCCAACCAGAAGCGGGGTTCGGGCATGGCCCAGGTGGTCATTTGAGCGGCCCACGAAATTCTGACAATGGCCCATCCCACTAGGACCGCATTGAAGGGGTTGTTGCCCAATCCACCGAAAATCTGCCGGCCGAGGAGGACCGCAACAGCAGTTCCAACCACGGCAGTCCACCAGGGCAGTTCCGGTGAGCAGAGAAGGGCGAAAAGCAATCCCAGGAGCACACTGCTGCCGTTGGTCAAGGTAATTTTTCTTCCCATGATTCGCTCAGCGCCGGCCTCACAGACAACCGCTGTGGCCACACAGATGACAATGAGCTTTACTGCTGCAAAGCCAAAGTAAAAGACGCCGGCAAGAGCAACAGGTATAAGAGCCAGCAGGGTGTGGTACATGATACTGGCGGTGGTCCTAGGATGTTGAATATGAGGGGCAACGGAAACCCGCAGCATTGGCTTATCCATTTGCCTGTCCTCCCTCCCTCAGAGCTAGTTCTCGTTTCCCCAGCCGCAGCAGCTGCAGCAAAGGTCTCTTGGCCGGGCAGACGTAAGCACAGATTGCACATTCAATGCAATGAAACAGGTATTTTTCTGCTGCATCATCGAACATGCCATATTCACAGTATCTTGCCAGTTCATTGGGTAGCAGCCGCACAGGGCAATACCTATGACAGACGCCGCAGTTGATGCAGGAGTCGGTAGAGAAGCGGCTGACTTCCCCGGCTGTCTGCAGTATCAGCGTGTCGATTTCTTTTGTCAGCGGGATATCCAGACTGGAAAGAGCAAAGCCGGTCATGGCACCGCCCGCGATCACCTTCGCAGGTTCTGCGGTAATACCCGGCAGGTAGTCGAGCAGCTCTTTGATAGGTGTACCCACTCTTACAGAAACATTTGTTATATGAGACAAGCCCCCACCGGAGATGCTCACCATTTTCTTTATCGGGGGTTTGCCTTTGGCTGCTTCTGCCAAATTTACCAGAGTGACCGCGTTGACGACTGCGGCGCCCACATCTCGTTCTTCACCATCCGGCAGAGGGATTTCTCTACCAGTAAGTTGTTTGATCAATATGGGGGGGAGACCTAGAGGGTACTTGTCCTTGCCGTGGAAAAGTTCTACTCCGAGTTCAGTCAACCTGGTAGCCAGCGTGGGCTCCAGAGGACCATTGCCGGTAATTGCCAGGATGATTCTGGCATCGCCCACCACCTTCTTCAGGAGCTGCAAACCGGCGAGCAGTTCGTTGCTGCGCAAATTGAGTACAGCCCTCCGCAAGGCCATGCCAGGCTCCGCATCAATGGCGTTGACTATGAGGGTGTCCACTTCTTTGGCTGGGGGAATGCCTACCAGGAAAGTATATTCTTTTGTCGGGCTCGGCGCGGCAAATTTGGTATGGAGGGCAACAGCAGGTGGTCCGCTGTCCATCACACCCATCTCTTTAATGGCATCCAGTATTGCAGAGCGGTCAGTCTCCTGAGAAAGCTCAGGATAAGGTCTCTTTTCCTGCCAACCATCTTTGCCATCCGACTCGATAATTACTGAAAGGATTTCATCACCTTTCTCATTGGGCCATGGGCGGATGGCCGTCACCTTGCCGGATATGGAGGCGTGCACTGGCGCAACCGTAAAGGCTGTGCTCCGGCCCACCAGCTGACCAACAGCTACCTGGTCGCCGACAGCCACTACTGGTTCGCAAAGGCTGCTGGCATCAGACCCCATGGGAAGTATGACCTTTTGGGGAGGTGGGGCTTCCTCTATGCCGGGGCTTGCTAGATTCGTTGCAGGAAGGAACACGCCGCGAAAAGATGTTTTCATACCCATAGCCTACCTTTACAGGGATTCGAGCTATTATCCGGGAGTCACACTGTCCGGAGCATAGTACTGTAAACGACCTAAATGAAGTCTTGGCTCAGAGGAAAAGGAAATCAGCACCATTGCAGTGGCTTTACAGGGAAGATTGTTTAGTCAATGAAGGCAAATGTATTTAAATTCCAACAAAAATCCTAAAGCTGATCGTGTGAATACATTCTCAATCTTTTTACGTAGCATATATAAATCACACCCTCATTGCAGAGTCAAGAACATTTTTTCACGAGCAGCTCGGCAGCGGCTGACAGCATAAAAGGGCTGCAGCCAGCAAATTGAAAACACCTTCTGCTGGCACACAATTTGCGTCCACTTTGCCATCTAAGAGAGAGTCTTTGCGATGCCGTTGGGTTTTTGTATGTCGGTGAGGACAAAAGGGGTGAAACAGTCTCCACATTCGAGGCATAGGTGTGCTTTCCACTTGCCACGGCTGCACAACATTCATATGCGGCTGGCGACCCAGGTTGTGGTGAGTCTCACTTTTTTGATGGCTGCAGCCATGCTGCTCATCGGGGCGGTAATGATAAAGATGAATCAACGAGATCTGCTACAGGCCAAGGTGTCAGAAGCACGGCTCATTGGATATTTTCTGGGGGACATGCTTGCGGAGCAAAAGAGGCAGCAAGTAAGGGCTTCCTCTATGCGGCGGAACTATCCCGGATTGCCTGCTGCTCCCCAGTGCTGGCAACACTCCTGCTGGCAGATA contains the following coding sequences:
- a CDS encoding flavin reductase, whose protein sequence is MRNIVMKCLTNGVYIVTTADNGQINGVTRSWLTQLSYEPTLIGVAIAPLRKCHGMIVRSGQFAVNVLGQDQVDLAARFGFTTGRQVDKFQGIDIEHTAAGLPLLPQALAYIDCNVVETIDIGDHTLFVGQVTEAEILDQEAAPLVFNPADYF
- a CDS encoding FAD-dependent oxidoreductase, with translation MITAGLAIGGLGLLAGVGLAIASKVFYVYIDPKVEELEEALPGANCGGCGMPGCSAAAQAIVLGKLAPNCCVGGGPEVHARVAEILGVEVEEREPQIAHIGCRYSVQEADLKYIYDGVDDCRAAVLLAGGPKECPIGCIGLGSCVKACPFEALSMGDDGLPVVDEHLCTGCGTCVRTCPKGIIALTSVTDRILGEYTTDECTAPCQRTCPAGINIPEQIRQTALGNYREALRIIKERNPLPMVCGRICPHPCEFECRRNLHDEPVAINYLKRFVADHERQSGERIELFKAPDTGKRLAVVGGGAEGLSTACFLARLGHSPTIFEAMPELGGLLRKAIAESRLPRDVIDWDINGILELGVEARTGQVLGRDFTIAGLLEQDYQAVILATGGWDAILMRNSGLEQPVPGLYLLLPLSLALAQGTQVQLGKRVVIVGGGEMALDLARKCRGIGAESVDIIFERPQAQLGLSDSDLAKMAEESVSLHFQTTLTRLLGEENRLTHLALTTVPSGNGTARPVRSKESLIAADTIIAAIGRLPEMIFVRVPTGEDEGSPIRWRTISPYHHVPRPVRQEVFTSVDTVTDYRSVVEAIGAGRRAAASTHLFLTGKEVLPPPHMITPDTDVLDVSRLVALQPAAPRQKMPERPAEELVDPSLEIELGLTEEMALTEAARCLNCGLICYLRSRYH
- the rsxA gene encoding electron transport complex subunit RsxA; amino-acid sequence: MSDYLLLIVSAILVNNIILARYLGNCPFLGVSQRMDTATGMGMAVVFVITLAGVITWIVQYAILDPLNLEYLQTIAFILIIAALVQLVEMFLQKSVPALYKALGIYLPLITTNCAVLGIAIINIQSEFSFMKTVVFSFASSVGYSLALILLTSVRERYPMARIPRPFVGMPIAMITVGLLSLAFLGFTGLVK
- a CDS encoding electron transport complex subunit E, yielding MSLVHEFTKGLWRDIPPFRLVLGLCPTLAVTTAAKNGVGMGLATTFVLVFSNLLISLLRKAIPSKVRIAAYIVVIASFVVMVELLMQAYFYPLYKILGIFIPLIVVNCIILGRAEAFASKNPVAHSIADGLGIGLGFTISLTVLGSIREILGNGTIFGAHIMWASFEPFAFMVKAPGAFVCLGALLGLMNLVSRKKHA
- a CDS encoding RnfABCDGE type electron transport complex subunit G, which encodes MRDLVRMVVVLTVICTTSGVVLSYVNKATVAPREYQLLKYVQEPSIKAVLGSFNYDNDPIQDRLEVIVGKDEEGHPLKVTVFPAKKGGKVLGVAYASKAKGYHDMIEVMVGVGPNAKLSGISIMSHSETPGLGARITEPQFTEQFAGLDLQTAKLTADGGQVDAVSGASYSSRGVVTAVDKALQEFAAIKKEAFKP
- a CDS encoding RnfABCDGE type electron transport complex subunit D, yielding MDKPMLRVSVAPHIQHPRTTASIMYHTLLALIPVALAGVFYFGFAAVKLIVICVATAVVCEAGAERIMGRKITLTNGSSVLLGLLFALLCSPELPWWTAVVGTAVAVLLGRQIFGGLGNNPFNAVLVGWAIVRISWAAQMTTWAMPEPRFWLEAGGYIEYPPLEVMRIDGVDALLDLPWRDLFLGNVPGTIGTVCIVAALIGGVYLLWRGIITWHIPVSFLASAWIFGLIFWLIDPEQYANPTIHLLSGWLVFGAFFLATDKGTIPVTAPGMIVFGIGCGLVTMIIRFWGGYVDGVAFAILFMNAAVPLLDRLRPRVYGRVREVA
- a CDS encoding RnfABCDGE type electron transport complex subunit C, which gives rise to MKTSFRGVFLPATNLASPGIEEAPPPQKVILPMGSDASSLCEPVVAVGDQVAVGQLVGRSTAFTVAPVHASISGKVTAIRPWPNEKGDEILSVIIESDGKDGWQEKRPYPELSQETDRSAILDAIKEMGVMDSGPPAVALHTKFAAPSPTKEYTFLVGIPPAKEVDTLIVNAIDAEPGMALRRAVLNLRSNELLAGLQLLKKVVGDARIILAITGNGPLEPTLATRLTELGVELFHGKDKYPLGLPPILIKQLTGREIPLPDGEERDVGAAVVNAVTLVNLAEAAKGKPPIKKMVSISGGGLSHITNVSVRVGTPIKELLDYLPGITAEPAKVIAGGAMTGFALSSLDIPLTKEIDTLILQTAGEVSRFSTDSCINCGVCHRYCPVRLLPNELARYCEYGMFDDAAEKYLFHCIECAICAYVCPAKRPLLQLLRLGKRELALREGGQANG